In a genomic window of Lacrimispora sp. BS-2:
- the pgmB gene encoding beta-phosphoglucomutase encodes MLNTMNFLKGQGDLKNWLVEETEFDARNLGKYEAIFAQGNGYIGMRNALEERYVEEVRNTFITGTFNKAGDEEVTELPNIPDVTAVDIYVDGYRLNLQSGKVKEYSRVMNLKNGETARKVVWECPSKTQVTAVFKRFVSLKNEHVAAECLELSCDGSAQLVIETGIHGDVTNHGAMHFENLRRRIYDGVTMQFLAETTESRVLAAVHSACRMSREEKPLPVMGRRNMDLRWSMTAGAGETIRMEKISCFHSSRDLAYEKEEHSGMSERLKADGMECLRIEFDKGYDRLLDESEAAWEEFWKDHEVTIRGNDGFDQLALRFAQYHLNIMVKKDDNRVGIGAKALTGEGYKGHSFWDTEMFILPYFTLTEPKTARTLLEYRYRNLYGARKKAAENGWEGAMYPWECAWIDDGEVTPLYLGTDVVTGKVQKCLTGLIEHHISADVAYAVWQYYQVSGDQDYMDRYGYEIILDTALFWASRLEWNEKKACYEILDVIGPDEYKEHVDNNTYTNYMADHNMELAERIMEALPKENKEVSDRLDQKFHFDQLKQRLKEKREKLYLPVPGENGIVPQTDQYMSLEPIDLAPYKSSVKVLGIHQDYNMEQMGKLMVSKQADTVMLDFVLPDLFSLETKRKNFIFYEDKTLHDSSLSRCVHAVLANDYGMKDMAYQMYQAACSIDLGPDMKSSEEGVHSASIGGIWLSCIMGFGGVRIRNGSLELNPKLPKAWDELRFPLVWKGRKLTVTVEKKGVTIANSGSSPVSLMVFGRKRRVEPEASVYVEKKIYEAVIFDLDGVICHTDHYHYLAWKEVADELGIYFDEVINNRLRGVSRKESFDIILERYDKVMKEEDKEMYLTKKNEGYKKLLEGMTTSDLSSETKNTLIELRKRGIKLAIGSSSKNAGLILKQLGLEHFFDAVSDGNTITHSKPHPEVFQKAASMLSCEAESCLVVEDAEAGLKAAKSGGMDCAAVGDAVKSILADYKLSAFSQLLEIVG; translated from the coding sequence ATGCTTAATACAATGAATTTTTTAAAGGGCCAGGGAGACTTAAAAAACTGGCTGGTGGAGGAAACGGAATTTGATGCCAGGAATCTGGGAAAATACGAGGCGATTTTTGCCCAGGGAAATGGTTACATAGGAATGCGGAACGCCCTGGAAGAACGGTATGTAGAAGAGGTGAGGAACACGTTCATTACCGGAACCTTTAATAAAGCAGGAGATGAAGAGGTGACGGAGCTTCCCAATATTCCGGATGTAACCGCAGTGGACATCTATGTTGACGGATACCGTCTGAACCTCCAGTCAGGAAAGGTGAAAGAGTATTCAAGGGTCATGAACTTAAAGAACGGAGAAACCGCCAGAAAGGTCGTATGGGAATGCCCCTCTAAGACTCAGGTAACGGCTGTTTTTAAACGGTTTGTGTCCCTGAAAAATGAACATGTTGCGGCGGAATGCCTGGAGCTGTCCTGTGACGGCAGCGCGCAGCTGGTGATTGAGACAGGAATTCATGGGGATGTGACAAACCATGGAGCCATGCACTTTGAGAATTTAAGGCGCAGGATCTATGACGGCGTCACCATGCAGTTTCTGGCAGAAACGACCGAGTCCCGGGTGCTTGCGGCGGTCCACAGTGCCTGTCGGATGAGCCGGGAGGAAAAGCCCCTTCCGGTCATGGGAAGAAGAAATATGGATCTGCGCTGGTCCATGACAGCAGGGGCCGGTGAAACCATCCGCATGGAAAAGATATCCTGTTTTCATTCCTCCAGGGACCTGGCCTATGAAAAGGAAGAACACTCCGGTATGTCTGAACGGCTGAAGGCAGACGGCATGGAGTGCTTACGGATTGAATTTGATAAGGGATATGACAGACTGCTGGATGAGTCAGAAGCAGCGTGGGAAGAATTCTGGAAAGACCATGAGGTGACTATACGGGGAAATGATGGTTTTGATCAGCTTGCTCTCAGGTTTGCCCAGTACCATTTGAATATTATGGTGAAAAAGGATGACAACCGGGTTGGAATCGGTGCAAAGGCCCTGACAGGAGAAGGCTATAAGGGCCATTCCTTTTGGGATACGGAAATGTTTATCCTGCCGTATTTTACCCTTACGGAGCCAAAAACAGCCAGAACCCTTCTGGAATACCGGTACAGAAATCTCTATGGCGCCCGTAAAAAAGCTGCCGAAAACGGCTGGGAGGGGGCCATGTATCCATGGGAGTGCGCCTGGATCGACGACGGCGAGGTAACTCCCTTATATCTTGGTACTGACGTGGTAACGGGCAAGGTGCAAAAGTGCCTCACAGGTTTAATCGAGCACCATATCAGCGCTGATGTGGCTTATGCGGTATGGCAGTATTATCAGGTCTCAGGAGATCAGGACTATATGGACCGCTACGGATATGAAATCATACTGGATACGGCTCTTTTCTGGGCCAGCCGCCTGGAATGGAATGAGAAAAAGGCCTGTTACGAGATCCTTGATGTGATCGGCCCGGATGAGTATAAGGAGCATGTGGACAATAACACCTATACCAATTATATGGCGGATCATAATATGGAGCTGGCAGAACGTATTATGGAAGCTTTACCAAAGGAAAATAAGGAGGTTTCAGACCGGCTGGACCAGAAGTTCCATTTTGACCAGTTAAAACAGAGGCTTAAGGAAAAGAGGGAAAAACTCTACCTGCCGGTGCCCGGTGAAAATGGCATTGTCCCTCAGACAGACCAGTATATGAGCCTTGAGCCCATTGATCTGGCACCCTATAAATCCTCTGTAAAGGTTCTGGGAATCCACCAGGATTATAATATGGAGCAGATGGGGAAACTGATGGTTTCCAAACAGGCCGATACAGTCATGCTGGATTTTGTGCTGCCGGATTTATTTTCCCTGGAAACAAAAAGAAAAAATTTTATATTTTATGAAGATAAGACCCTTCATGATTCCTCTTTAAGCCGATGTGTTCATGCAGTGTTAGCCAATGATTATGGAATGAAAGACATGGCATACCAAATGTATCAGGCGGCCTGCTCCATTGATCTGGGACCAGATATGAAATCATCAGAGGAAGGAGTTCACAGTGCCTCCATCGGAGGAATCTGGTTAAGCTGCATAATGGGTTTTGGGGGAGTAAGGATCCGAAACGGCAGCCTGGAGCTTAATCCCAAGCTGCCAAAAGCATGGGATGAGCTTCGTTTTCCCCTGGTATGGAAGGGCCGGAAGCTGACGGTTACAGTGGAAAAGAAAGGCGTCACAATCGCAAACAGCGGAAGCAGCCCGGTGTCGCTTATGGTATTTGGAAGAAAGAGAAGGGTGGAACCGGAAGCATCTGTGTATGTGGAAAAGAAAATCTATGAAGCGGTTATTTTTGATTTGGATGGAGTGATCTGTCATACCGATCATTACCACTATCTTGCATGGAAAGAGGTGGCAGATGAGCTGGGGATTTATTTTGATGAAGTCATCAATAACCGTCTGCGGGGAGTCAGCCGGAAGGAAAGCTTTGATATCATACTGGAACGGTATGATAAGGTGATGAAAGAGGAAGATAAGGAAATGTATCTTACGAAAAAAAATGAGGGGTATAAAAAGCTGCTGGAAGGCATGACCACCTCCGATTTGTCTTCGGAAACAAAGAATACGTTAATAGAACTTAGAAAGCGTGGGATAAAGCTGGCAATCGGCTCTTCCAGCAAGAATGCAGGGCTGATCTTGAAACAGCTGGGATTGGAACATTTTTTTGACGCAGTCTCTGATGGAAATACAATCACCCATTCAAAGCCCCATCCGGAAGTATTTCAAAAGGCAGCCTCCATGCTAAGCTGTGAGGCAGAAAGCTGTCTTGTAGTAGAAGATGCCGAGGCAGGGCTTAAGGCTGCAAAATCTGGCGGAATGGATTGTGCAGCAGTGGGAGATGCGGTAAAATCTATCTTAGCAGATTATAAGCTGTCAGCCTTCAGCCAGTTGTTGGAAATCGTTGGATAA
- a CDS encoding carbohydrate ABC transporter permease, which translates to MKKKITKFCMYLLMIFTVIISVFPILWMIMSSFKTNAQILGNPFTLPSSISFEPYIYLFEKYDFFRYAVNSFLVCISSTLLSLLFFAMGSYVIGKYRFPGKSLIFALFTITLLVPSHSKAQPIFSLIMKMNLYDNIWGLAVVYLSMGLAMSVFILKSTFMSIPSSLDEAARLEGAGFLRVFFQINLPLAKGGLATAGILMFLNNWNEFFYASLLTSSNKNRTLPVALQFFTESFSYDYTKLFAALTLVVLPGIILYALAQEQVQASVAASGVKG; encoded by the coding sequence ATGAAGAAAAAAATCACCAAATTTTGTATGTATCTTCTTATGATCTTTACTGTGATCATATCGGTTTTTCCGATTCTCTGGATGATCATGTCATCCTTTAAAACAAATGCCCAGATCCTTGGAAATCCATTTACACTGCCTTCTTCCATAAGTTTTGAACCATATATATACTTATTTGAAAAGTACGATTTTTTCCGGTATGCAGTCAATTCCTTTCTGGTCTGCATTTCCTCAACGCTCCTGTCGCTGCTGTTCTTTGCCATGGGTTCTTATGTGATCGGAAAGTATCGTTTTCCCGGAAAATCCCTGATTTTTGCCCTGTTTACCATTACTCTGCTGGTCCCATCCCATTCCAAGGCACAGCCCATCTTCTCCCTGATCATGAAGATGAATCTCTATGACAACATCTGGGGGCTGGCAGTGGTTTACTTATCCATGGGACTTGCAATGTCCGTGTTTATCTTAAAATCCACCTTTATGTCCATTCCCTCATCCTTAGATGAGGCGGCCAGGCTGGAAGGAGCAGGCTTTCTCCGGGTATTTTTCCAGATCAACCTGCCTCTGGCAAAAGGCGGACTGGCTACGGCCGGGATTCTCATGTTTTTAAATAACTGGAATGAATTTTTTTACGCTTCCCTGCTGACCTCTTCCAATAAGAACAGGACTCTGCCGGTGGCGCTGCAATTTTTTACCGAATCATTTTCTTATGATTATACAAAGCTGTTTGCCGCTTTGACCCTTGTGGTGCTTCCGGGCATTATTTTATATGCGCTGGCCCAGGAGCAGGTACAGGCCAGTGTTGCGGCATCAGGAGTAAAAGGCTGA
- a CDS encoding sugar ABC transporter permease, which translates to MKAGKSNPTVLERRNYKWCYLFLLPSLLIFLLFYLSPILTVIATSFTKWDGFNKPVFIGLKNYIDLFHSETFRISLKNLLIWSVIAATLHVGFGVLMAFVLYAKPKGWKFTRVIFMVPNVISAAAWAMIYKFIFNDDMGILNNMIRWFHPGFHVQWFYQSPYAFWAVTCTWIFYAVIVTLVVLNDLMAVPEEVVEAARVDGASPWQLTRHIMLPLCRNAIGTGVICSITSRIAMYEQIRLTTAGGPGDDTMNIPLILVNSISDMKYGYANANGMVMFALGLIILAVVNITFRMNDSIY; encoded by the coding sequence ATGAAAGCAGGAAAGTCAAATCCCACCGTTTTGGAGAGAAGGAATTATAAGTGGTGCTACTTATTTTTACTGCCCTCCCTCCTGATATTTTTGCTGTTTTACTTATCGCCTATCCTTACGGTAATCGCCACTTCCTTTACCAAGTGGGATGGCTTCAACAAACCGGTTTTCATAGGACTTAAAAATTACATAGATCTTTTTCATTCAGAAACCTTTCGCATATCCTTGAAAAATCTTCTTATCTGGTCCGTGATCGCGGCCACCCTCCATGTTGGGTTCGGCGTGCTGATGGCATTTGTCTTATACGCAAAGCCCAAGGGCTGGAAATTTACCAGAGTGATTTTTATGGTGCCCAATGTGATCTCAGCAGCTGCATGGGCCATGATATACAAATTCATTTTCAATGATGATATGGGAATTTTAAATAACATGATCCGATGGTTTCACCCCGGATTTCACGTCCAGTGGTTCTACCAGTCCCCATATGCATTCTGGGCGGTTACATGCACCTGGATTTTTTATGCGGTGATTGTAACCTTGGTTGTATTAAATGACTTAATGGCAGTCCCTGAGGAAGTGGTGGAAGCCGCAAGGGTAGACGGGGCCTCCCCGTGGCAGCTGACGCGCCATATCATGCTCCCCCTTTGCAGGAATGCCATTGGAACCGGGGTGATCTGTTCCATTACTTCCAGAATTGCCATGTATGAGCAGATCAGGCTGACGACCGCAGGAGGGCCGGGAGATGATACCATGAATATACCGCTGATTTTGGTCAATTCCATATCCGATATGAAATACGGCTATGCCAATGCCAACGGTATGGTCATGTTTGCCCTTGGTCTTATTATTCTGGCAGTTGTCAATATTACATTCCGCATGAATGACAGCATCTATTAG
- a CDS encoding extracellular solute-binding protein, with protein MKRRLAGIMAAVMAAATVISGCSGGNSKTTAPGAGNTENASNKEIQMTFPTYLAGENVGAVFFLPEVERFNQKYAGKYKIVVEEVPQAQYAEKIKQLAQQNKLPAIVHAPGSGGIDLQWFKSVALANDMAYDLTEFANANPEVKNNWIDDSMDYCTVDGKLICKPLSVLKPVGLYYNNTMYKPEKALKDMSLDEFTESIGDNKFAFQTAENAWTTGLFLTVLIANQEGGESYLAQYVDDKLYDYTDEKIVSAITILQNLLQNNASSNTIGAAYADAANAFMSKSAALICNGSWMASDFDEKSADKWSNGFTGEEVTSDIYPGNFAIANPRVFGEFWIANTASDEEKELAKAFFAFRDSKEEIEQLVLTEGGVAPKLDHSDQFLKKQAENRILSQLAESMDGDTRYTASIFDVMPASVADTEFGKLLPKLADGTLTPEEFCSQLTQKAGEAKN; from the coding sequence ATGAAAAGAAGATTGGCGGGGATTATGGCGGCTGTTATGGCTGCGGCAACGGTGATCAGCGGCTGCTCTGGTGGGAACAGTAAAACAACGGCACCAGGGGCAGGCAATACGGAAAATGCTTCGAACAAGGAAATACAGATGACATTTCCAACCTATCTTGCAGGTGAAAATGTAGGAGCTGTTTTCTTTCTCCCTGAAGTAGAACGGTTTAATCAGAAGTACGCAGGCAAGTATAAGATCGTGGTCGAGGAGGTTCCTCAGGCCCAGTATGCAGAAAAAATCAAGCAGCTGGCCCAGCAGAACAAGCTTCCCGCCATTGTCCATGCACCCGGTTCAGGCGGAATCGATCTTCAGTGGTTTAAGAGCGTAGCTCTTGCCAATGACATGGCATACGACCTGACTGAATTTGCAAATGCCAACCCGGAAGTAAAGAATAACTGGATTGACGATTCCATGGATTACTGCACCGTAGACGGAAAACTGATCTGCAAGCCCCTTTCCGTGTTAAAGCCTGTGGGTCTGTATTATAACAATACCATGTATAAGCCGGAAAAAGCCCTTAAGGATATGTCCCTTGACGAATTTACAGAAAGCATTGGAGATAACAAGTTCGCATTCCAGACCGCAGAGAATGCATGGACAACAGGACTTTTTCTCACTGTCCTTATTGCCAATCAGGAAGGCGGAGAATCATACCTGGCTCAGTATGTGGATGATAAGCTGTATGATTATACCGATGAAAAGATCGTTTCCGCAATAACCATTCTGCAGAATCTCCTTCAGAATAATGCGTCATCCAATACCATTGGCGCGGCTTACGCAGATGCAGCCAATGCATTTATGAGCAAGAGTGCTGCCCTCATATGCAACGGCTCCTGGATGGCCTCCGATTTTGATGAAAAATCAGCAGACAAGTGGTCTAACGGCTTTACCGGTGAGGAAGTGACTTCAGACATTTATCCCGGCAATTTCGCCATTGCAAATCCAAGAGTATTTGGTGAGTTCTGGATCGCCAATACCGCCTCTGATGAGGAAAAGGAACTGGCAAAAGCGTTCTTTGCTTTCCGAGACTCTAAAGAAGAAATCGAGCAGCTGGTGCTGACCGAAGGCGGCGTGGCTCCTAAACTTGATCACAGCGACCAGTTCTTAAAGAAACAGGCGGAGAACCGCATCTTATCCCAGCTTGCCGAAAGCATGGATGGAGATACCAGATACACGGCATCTATTTTCGATGTGATGCCAGCTTCCGTTGCTGATACGGAATTTGGAAAGCTGCTTCCAAAGCTGGCAGATGGAACTCTTACGCCGGAGGAATTTTGTAGTCAATTAACTCAGAAGGCAGGGGAAGCTAAAAACTAA
- a CDS encoding LacI family DNA-binding transcriptional regulator: MAKSIYDVAQETGLSVSTVSRALNGYSDVSAKTRARVEEAAERLGYVPNTSAKNLSSKNKKNVALLICGLLEEAQSNEFMMNVIQGAYTYMMKHEINLAMYSIGKEEQEKKDFDTFCREYSLSGAVIMGLRITDPLVKSLPHSTLPCVSIDIQLDGAYTSAVMTDDRKAFEQITQYVIDRGHRNLILVYGRKKSDVSIRRQQGYLDALEKNGIDPKSCKVIYTDFMEQTAYEGTKKLLKKYKKEAGTAFVCMSDLTAIGVLRAVQELGYQSPEDFSITGYDGNYFMKYIDPFITRINQNMLQKGYDAAKLLMKMVNDEKYSKVHMTNYFLEEGKSVKQL; encoded by the coding sequence ATGGCAAAATCAATTTATGACGTGGCACAGGAAACAGGATTATCAGTAAGTACAGTATCAAGAGCCTTAAACGGATACAGTGATGTGTCGGCCAAAACCAGGGCGCGCGTGGAAGAGGCGGCGGAAAGACTTGGGTACGTTCCCAATACCAGTGCCAAAAATCTATCTTCTAAAAACAAAAAGAATGTGGCGTTACTCATCTGCGGACTTTTGGAGGAGGCTCAGTCAAACGAGTTCATGATGAATGTTATCCAGGGAGCTTATACCTACATGATGAAGCATGAGATCAATCTGGCTATGTATTCCATTGGGAAGGAAGAACAGGAAAAAAAGGATTTTGACACATTTTGCAGAGAATATTCATTATCAGGGGCCGTAATTATGGGACTCAGGATAACAGATCCATTGGTAAAAAGTCTGCCTCATTCCACACTTCCATGTGTGTCCATTGATATTCAGCTGGACGGAGCATATACATCGGCTGTTATGACAGATGACAGAAAAGCTTTTGAGCAGATTACCCAGTACGTGATCGACCGCGGACACCGGAATCTGATTCTTGTTTATGGCCGGAAAAAGTCCGATGTTTCTATCAGACGTCAACAGGGTTACTTAGATGCCCTTGAAAAGAACGGTATTGATCCAAAAAGCTGCAAAGTGATCTATACGGACTTTATGGAACAGACAGCATATGAAGGAACCAAAAAGCTGCTGAAGAAGTATAAAAAAGAGGCTGGCACCGCCTTTGTCTGCATGAGCGACTTAACGGCCATTGGTGTTTTAAGAGCAGTTCAGGAGTTGGGATATCAGAGTCCGGAGGATTTTTCTATTACCGGTTATGACGGCAATTACTTTATGAAATACATAGACCCTTTTATCACCCGTATCAACCAGAACATGTTGCAAAAAGGTTACGATGCGGCAAAGCTTCTCATGAAAATGGTTAATGATGAAAAGTATTCCAAGGTTCATATGACAAACTATTTTCTTGAGGAAGGCAAAAGTGTGAAGCAATTATAA
- a CDS encoding CPBP family intramembrane glutamic endopeptidase, with the protein MLNYKRNPIPIIFMFYAICFIFRVIEYFIFRTDQSMIGEAFIHKLTGILLLAAVIPFFRYSWSEIGFSPKNTFRNILLGTLLGAVVFTAGYGIEILMQSISGNFSGLKFYVTSYSTLGNRGMESSILFIIICIAGNMINVIMEEGVFRGLFVRLAEEKYSFPAACILSSVLFGIWHIMQPLRNVIDGNQSMAGALMAGLMLVATSTLLGIQYCMLFKLTGSLWAGMAAHFVNNTTVNLLHVATASGEDELLTVRIAIAQTLSFLIVLFFYIYRNKRNRFHP; encoded by the coding sequence ATGCTTAATTACAAACGAAATCCAATCCCAATCATTTTTATGTTTTATGCCATTTGCTTTATATTCCGGGTCATAGAATATTTCATATTCCGTACTGATCAGTCGATGATCGGAGAAGCATTTATACATAAACTGACCGGAATTCTTCTGTTGGCGGCTGTCATACCATTTTTCAGGTATTCATGGTCAGAAATCGGCTTTTCTCCTAAAAACACATTCCGCAATATTTTATTAGGAACATTGCTTGGCGCCGTTGTTTTTACGGCAGGCTATGGAATTGAAATACTGATGCAATCGATATCAGGTAATTTTTCAGGGCTTAAGTTTTATGTAACCAGCTATTCCACTTTAGGCAACCGGGGGATGGAGAGCAGTATTCTGTTCATCATTATCTGCATAGCTGGAAACATGATCAATGTAATTATGGAAGAGGGAGTTTTCCGTGGATTGTTTGTCCGGCTGGCAGAAGAAAAATATTCCTTTCCCGCCGCATGTATACTGTCTTCCGTTCTATTTGGAATCTGGCATATCATGCAGCCCCTGAGAAATGTAATAGACGGCAATCAGTCCATGGCGGGCGCACTCATGGCGGGCTTAATGCTGGTGGCCACAAGCACTCTGCTTGGCATTCAGTACTGCATGCTTTTCAAGCTTACAGGATCCCTGTGGGCAGGAATGGCGGCACATTTTGTGAATAACACCACGGTTAATCTGCTGCATGTGGCTACGGCTTCCGGCGAGGATGAACTATTGACGGTCCGGATTGCAATTGCACAAACACTTTCTTTTCTTATTGTGCTTTTCTTTTATATATATCGAAACAAAAGGAATAGATTCCATCCGTGA
- a CDS encoding N-acetylmuramoyl-L-alanine amidase, giving the protein MEVHKLLTPYNYSNGQTDRIKYIVIHYVGALGGAEANCKYYASQYIGASAHYFVGFSGEIWQSVEDKDIAWHCGSKTYTHPQCRNSNSLGIELCVRNNGSQTDTSRDWYFEAATVENAVQLIKGLMEQYNIPADHVIRHYDVTGKICPNPYVYNHTQHTWNDFKAALEEDPQHKSGWIKEEGGWKFYLGNTGKYVSNDWYKDGEDWYWFDGAGYMVKDTWKTGADGKWYYLNDNGAMAKNHWIIWKEELYRVTEDGSLFEGKINLSTDEKGALHIV; this is encoded by the coding sequence ATGGAAGTTCACAAACTATTGACACCCTACAACTACAGCAACGGTCAGACAGACCGGATAAAATATATAGTAATCCACTATGTGGGGGCACTTGGAGGCGCAGAAGCAAACTGCAAATATTACGCCTCCCAATACATTGGGGCCAGCGCTCATTATTTTGTTGGATTCAGCGGAGAAATATGGCAGTCCGTTGAGGATAAAGATATTGCATGGCATTGCGGATCAAAAACATATACTCATCCGCAATGCCGCAACAGCAACAGCCTGGGAATAGAGCTTTGTGTCAGGAACAATGGCAGTCAGACAGATACAAGCAGGGACTGGTATTTTGAAGCTGCAACAGTAGAAAACGCTGTCCAGCTGATAAAAGGGCTGATGGAGCAGTACAATATTCCGGCTGATCATGTAATCCGCCACTATGATGTAACGGGAAAAATCTGCCCCAACCCTTACGTATATAATCATACCCAGCATACCTGGAATGATTTTAAAGCAGCACTGGAAGAAGATCCCCAGCATAAATCCGGATGGATTAAAGAAGAGGGCGGATGGAAATTCTACTTAGGGAATACCGGAAAATATGTTTCAAACGACTGGTATAAGGATGGGGAAGACTGGTACTGGTTCGATGGTGCCGGATATATGGTAAAAGACACATGGAAAACCGGGGCAGACGGCAAATGGTATTATCTAAATGACAACGGTGCCATGGCCAAAAACCATTGGATCATCTGGAAAGAAGAACTATACCGTGTTACAGAAGACGGAAGCCTGTTTGAAGGAAAAATCAATCTGAGCACTGATGAAAAAGGTGCCCTGCACATTGTATGA
- a CDS encoding phage holin family protein — protein sequence MKNTLCTAAGVAGSFIVSLFGGWDTGIGTLILFMGIDFLSGLAVAGIFKRSTKTKTGTLESKAGWKGLCRKCMTLLFVLIAHRLDLSLGTSYIRDTVIIGFMANELISIVENAGLMGLPLPAALINAIDLLNKKSQTS from the coding sequence ATGAAAAATACATTATGTACAGCCGCGGGGGTGGCAGGCAGCTTTATAGTATCTTTATTTGGAGGGTGGGATACTGGGATAGGAACTTTAATTCTTTTTATGGGAATTGATTTTCTTTCCGGATTGGCCGTGGCCGGGATCTTTAAGAGGAGTACCAAAACAAAAACCGGCACCCTTGAATCCAAAGCCGGCTGGAAAGGTCTATGCAGAAAATGCATGACCCTGTTATTTGTATTAATCGCCCACCGCCTGGACCTATCCCTAGGCACCTCCTACATACGCGACACAGTCATCATCGGCTTTATGGCAAACGAGCTAATATCCATAGTAGAAAATGCAGGCCTCATGGGCCTGCCTCTCCCAGCGGCTCTAATTAATGCCATAGACCTTTTAAACAAAAAATCACAAACATCATAA
- a CDS encoding XkdX family protein, whose amino-acid sequence MSKNFDKVKKFYDSGLWSEEMVRNAVDRWINADEFQEIVGKEYWKS is encoded by the coding sequence ATGAGTAAGAATTTCGATAAAGTAAAAAAATTTTATGATTCAGGTCTATGGTCAGAAGAAATGGTGCGGAATGCCGTGGATCGCTGGATCAATGCAGATGAGTTCCAGGAGATTGTCGGAAAAGAATATTGGAAGAGTTAG